Proteins from a single region of Azospira inquinata:
- a CDS encoding acyltransferase family protein: MPKKPPPSSGHIFHPAYRRDIDGLRAIAVLSVVIFHALPNVIPGGFIGVDIFFVISGYLISTIILRSIKHSKFSILEFYKKRILRIFPALALVLTFSIALGWITFTATEFSDLGGNIFAGASFFSNIHLLGTDGYFHVNSEFLPLMHLWSLGVEEQYYVVWPILLWVLWRTRLNTLTFMILAILASFLFSIHTIKINTNLDFYSPLSRFWELASGGCLAYIHTNRKKTFFKFISSANTGLNRLIFARNPVGAPNFNLIQSGTGFLGAGLYIYAASHLNSFTPFPGAYALYPVAAGVLIIAAGERSLVNRLLSNRILVWFGLISYPLYLWHWPLLSFYTSLYAPHSVPQDRNLRILIVLLSIFLSWATYRFVERHIRNNRHSFIKAAGLSLFLFVIGYAGYAIALHGGYPSRQVVKRNQSISDSMKLGNAAYLASNQCGLSGDMSFCNSDKAGKPNLYLWGDSKADALFWGLIRLPTVNGHWGLIGYSSTPPVASGSFYQEYQQQGNGILPFLEERKDINAVVLVFALRSIFKTSTYHFQDGPTLEYENKHLDDATKALTETISRLQRSGKAVIFVIDNPTPKYDPKLCFRAYRRTGITALDRHNLKQEEIWCQTPIEENQQVQSVYLQLIASIKKALPRTTVYDPTHLLCSEQTHSCPTAVNGKFLYSYGDHISDYSNILIARELMPLVTKAIANRDVQQK; this comes from the coding sequence ATGCCAAAAAAACCACCGCCTTCTTCCGGTCACATTTTTCACCCGGCTTACCGTAGGGACATTGATGGGCTCCGTGCCATCGCCGTCCTCTCCGTAGTCATATTCCACGCCCTACCAAACGTCATTCCGGGCGGGTTTATTGGCGTCGACATTTTTTTCGTAATCTCCGGCTATTTAATCAGCACCATTATTCTTCGTAGTATCAAGCACAGCAAATTCAGCATTCTCGAATTTTACAAAAAGCGGATACTGCGGATATTTCCCGCCCTAGCCTTAGTGCTGACTTTTTCTATAGCGCTGGGATGGATCACCTTTACAGCCACCGAGTTTTCTGATTTAGGCGGAAATATTTTTGCGGGTGCCAGTTTCTTTTCCAATATCCACCTCCTCGGAACCGATGGTTATTTTCATGTTAATTCCGAATTTCTCCCCCTTATGCACTTATGGAGTCTGGGGGTAGAAGAACAATACTATGTGGTTTGGCCCATATTGCTTTGGGTACTCTGGCGCACCCGCCTTAACACCCTTACGTTCATGATACTGGCCATTTTGGCCTCTTTTTTATTCTCGATCCACACCATAAAAATCAATACAAATCTTGATTTTTATTCCCCCCTATCTCGCTTTTGGGAATTAGCCTCCGGCGGTTGTCTAGCTTACATTCACACCAACAGAAAAAAAACATTCTTCAAATTTATTTCTTCCGCCAACACTGGCCTCAACCGGCTAATATTTGCACGCAACCCGGTGGGCGCCCCCAACTTTAACCTAATTCAAAGTGGTACAGGTTTTTTGGGGGCGGGGTTATATATTTATGCTGCCAGTCACCTAAATAGCTTTACGCCGTTCCCCGGCGCCTACGCGTTGTACCCTGTAGCTGCCGGCGTTCTCATTATTGCAGCCGGTGAGCGTTCTCTGGTAAATAGATTGCTGTCCAACCGTATCCTGGTATGGTTTGGCTTAATCAGCTACCCCCTCTATCTATGGCATTGGCCCCTTTTATCTTTTTACACCTCACTCTACGCCCCTCACTCCGTTCCACAGGATAGAAACCTACGCATATTAATAGTTCTGTTGAGCATTTTTCTATCCTGGGCAACTTATCGGTTTGTCGAGCGGCACATCCGGAATAATCGCCATTCTTTTATAAAAGCGGCTGGCTTAAGCCTTTTTCTTTTTGTCATTGGCTACGCGGGTTATGCGATCGCTTTACACGGCGGCTATCCCTCCCGCCAGGTCGTAAAACGCAATCAGAGCATTTCCGACTCCATGAAGCTGGGGAATGCAGCATATCTGGCTTCTAACCAGTGCGGGCTAAGTGGGGACATGAGTTTTTGTAATTCTGATAAAGCAGGGAAGCCCAATCTGTACCTCTGGGGGGACAGCAAAGCTGACGCTCTATTTTGGGGGCTAATCCGGCTCCCCACCGTCAATGGGCACTGGGGATTGATTGGTTATTCCAGTACGCCGCCGGTGGCTTCCGGTAGTTTTTACCAGGAGTACCAACAGCAGGGGAACGGCATCCTACCGTTCCTTGAAGAACGGAAAGATATTAATGCTGTAGTCTTGGTATTCGCCTTACGATCCATATTCAAAACCAGTACATATCACTTCCAGGATGGGCCAACGCTTGAATATGAAAATAAGCATTTAGATGACGCCACGAAAGCATTAACAGAAACCATTTCCCGACTTCAACGTTCCGGAAAAGCCGTTATTTTTGTCATTGATAACCCAACACCAAAATATGACCCCAAATTATGCTTTCGCGCTTATAGACGTACCGGAATAACCGCGTTGGACAGGCATAATTTGAAGCAGGAAGAAATATGGTGTCAAACGCCGATTGAGGAAAATCAGCAAGTGCAAAGCGTTTATTTGCAGCTCATTGCTTCCATAAAGAAGGCATTACCCCGGACCACTGTCTACGACCCCACCCATCTGCTCTGTTCGGAACAGACCCACTCCTGCCCAACAGCCGTTAACGGGAAATTTCTATATAGCTATGGTGACCACATTTCCGACTATTCGAATATTCTGATCGCTAGGGAGTTGATGCCCTTGGTTACCAAGGCCATAGCCAATAGGGATGTTCAGCAAAAATGA
- the gmhA gene encoding D-sedoheptulose 7-phosphate isomerase, whose translation MAVPEQPQLFAAALEEHQQAFAALGDLQTPINAVGDLCAKALAEGKKIMLCGNGGSAADAQHIAAELTGRFINDRRPLAGLALTTDTSALTCIANDYAFDQVFSRQVEGLGCPGDVLIGISTSGNSENVIKAVEAAKAKGIQTVGLLGKDGGALRGLVDIPLIAPSRTTARIQEMHIFIGHVLCLLIESTLVL comes from the coding sequence ATGGCCGTACCGGAACAACCGCAGCTATTTGCTGCCGCCCTGGAAGAACATCAACAAGCCTTTGCCGCCCTAGGTGACCTACAGACCCCAATCAACGCCGTGGGGGACCTCTGCGCAAAAGCCCTGGCCGAAGGCAAAAAAATAATGCTTTGCGGTAACGGTGGATCGGCAGCCGACGCCCAGCACATAGCCGCCGAATTGACGGGCCGTTTTATTAATGACCGCCGCCCCTTGGCTGGCTTGGCCCTGACCACGGATACCTCGGCCCTTACCTGTATTGCCAACGACTATGCCTTCGATCAGGTCTTCTCCCGGCAGGTGGAAGGCTTGGGCTGCCCGGGGGATGTGCTCATCGGTATATCCACCTCTGGAAACTCTGAGAACGTGATCAAGGCAGTAGAAGCAGCCAAGGCAAAAGGTATTCAAACCGTGGGCTTGTTGGGAAAAGATGGAGGCGCCCTGAGGGGCCTCGTGGACATCCCCCTAATCGCCCCATCCCGTACCACGGCGCGTATACAGGAAATGCATATTTTTATTGGGCATGTCCTATGCCTGCTCATTGAAAGTACTCTGGTTCTTTAA
- the rfaD gene encoding ADP-glyceromanno-heptose 6-epimerase — protein MSIIVTGAAGFIGSNLVKALNERGITDIIAVDNLTKADKFKNLVDCHIADYLDKNDFLERLMSGQFDGDVDAILHEGACSDTMETDGRYMMENNYRYSLALLDWCQDQEVQFLYASSAATYGGSNVFKEERQYEAPLNVYGYSKFLFDQIVRKRLPEASSQIAGFRYFNVYGPRESHKGRMASVAFHHFNQYQAEGKVKLFEGCDGYDNGEQQRDFVYVGDVAKVNLFFLDHPEKSGIFNLGTGRAQSFNDVAEATVNSCRALEGKPALGLEQLREQGLVEYIPFPEALKGKYQSFTQADLTKLRAAGYDAPFHTVAQGVGEYVQFLNRR, from the coding sequence ATGTCTATTATCGTCACCGGCGCGGCCGGCTTCATTGGCTCCAATCTGGTCAAAGCCCTCAATGAGCGGGGCATCACCGACATTATTGCGGTGGACAATCTGACCAAGGCGGACAAGTTCAAGAACCTGGTGGATTGTCACATTGCGGACTACCTGGACAAGAACGACTTCCTGGAACGGCTCATGAGCGGCCAGTTCGATGGGGACGTGGACGCCATTCTCCACGAAGGGGCCTGCTCCGACACCATGGAAACGGATGGCCGTTACATGATGGAGAACAATTACCGCTACTCCCTGGCCCTTCTGGACTGGTGCCAGGATCAGGAGGTCCAGTTTCTCTACGCCTCCAGTGCCGCTACCTACGGGGGCAGCAACGTGTTCAAGGAAGAGCGGCAATACGAAGCGCCCTTGAATGTGTACGGCTACTCCAAGTTCCTCTTCGACCAGATCGTGCGCAAGCGTCTGCCCGAAGCCTCTTCCCAGATCGCCGGTTTCCGCTATTTCAACGTATACGGCCCCCGGGAAAGCCACAAGGGGCGCATGGCCTCCGTGGCCTTCCACCACTTCAACCAGTACCAGGCCGAAGGCAAGGTTAAGCTGTTTGAAGGCTGTGACGGCTACGATAACGGGGAACAGCAGCGGGACTTCGTCTATGTGGGAGATGTGGCCAAGGTCAATCTCTTTTTCCTGGACCACCCGGAAAAGTCCGGCATCTTCAACCTGGGTACGGGCCGGGCCCAGAGTTTTAACGATGTGGCGGAAGCCACGGTGAATAGCTGTCGCGCCCTGGAAGGCAAGCCGGCCCTGGGCCTGGAGCAATTGCGGGAACAGGGCCTGGTGGAATACATCCCCTTCCCGGAAGCCTTGAAGGGCAAATACCAGAGCTTCACCCAGGCCGACCTGACCAAACTACGGGCCGCCGGCTACGACGCCCCCTTCCATACTGTCGCCCAGGGCGTGGGCGAATATGTGCAATTTTTGAATAGGCGCTGA
- a CDS encoding class I SAM-dependent methyltransferase → MKLYVGSRDYKPEGFLSVDIDPQWNPDIVGDITHLDNIQDESVDEIIASHVLEHLAWPDSFVALCEFQRILKPEGVLQIAIPDAGLLAELISSKKSSWHSMGLLFGVGRIFNKFEAHQFSYTLGMMTDLLNLLGFSEFEHWNSDVSDASNGWQPIIDGARIAISLNIKSKKVRAPLVSPAELKIQFRNSMLSAVEEIIQRAAQNSDIQEEGNSSRILFQSLHFQLIDARQRIKYLEQQKSSSLALFYQALKKLFS, encoded by the coding sequence ATGAAACTTTACGTCGGCAGTCGCGATTACAAGCCGGAAGGCTTTCTATCTGTAGATATTGACCCGCAGTGGAATCCCGATATTGTGGGGGACATCACCCACCTGGACAACATTCAGGATGAATCAGTTGACGAAATTATTGCTTCCCATGTTCTAGAGCATTTGGCATGGCCTGATAGTTTCGTTGCCCTTTGTGAATTCCAGCGGATTCTCAAACCTGAGGGCGTTTTACAAATTGCCATTCCCGACGCTGGGCTTCTTGCCGAGTTGATTAGCTCCAAAAAATCTTCCTGGCACTCTATGGGCTTACTCTTTGGCGTTGGGCGCATTTTTAATAAATTTGAAGCTCATCAGTTCTCCTACACGCTAGGAATGATGACTGATTTGCTGAACCTGCTGGGTTTTTCAGAATTTGAGCATTGGAATTCTGATGTATCTGACGCATCCAATGGATGGCAGCCCATTATTGATGGCGCGCGAATCGCCATCTCTCTCAATATAAAGAGTAAGAAAGTTCGCGCACCGCTAGTCTCCCCTGCTGAGCTGAAGATTCAATTTCGCAACTCCATGCTTAGTGCAGTAGAGGAAATAATTCAACGGGCTGCACAGAATTCTGACATTCAGGAAGAAGGGAATAGTTCTCGCATTCTCTTTCAGTCCTTGCATTTTCAACTCATTGATGCTCGGCAACGTATTAAATATTTAGAACAACAAAAATCATCCAGTTTGGCATTGTTTTATCAAGCCCTTAAAAAGCTCTTTTCTTGA
- a CDS encoding glycosyltransferase family 9 protein, protein MKSPFNPDVVNMQRKRMISYDIFDKGSFLKKRLYLIRRQHKQTGQPVLICLARMACNSLISRFLGVIVPFFALFKIISTSATPQATSTVAIRLSGGVGDVVNARFVIDNLIRRLNLNDTKIDVFYKNTAICAAAFNTAPWINKTFNEARFSSLKNNYELVIDLTDYLSYEITLPHSLIIRDNPELQKAIRHNKAEIKKFDFEIRHHPYLDNSLAVQAEKKALNRLSLPLAFAHPQGAKFEISSPQLFLTDKEQSILIRDRFSLTGKRYITIHDGHDSCFGTHTSQSTKQWSPENWQTLVRYISQFFPDILIVQLGTKDSHPISGVSLNLAGQTTIAEAFAVLKNSMLHIDGDSGMVRAAWIMGTQSVVMFGPTSANYYGLPGNINIQSESCHSCWWLDDNWMNQCPRKAKTPQCMQEIEPKFVFEQISKILSIKNRKQQ, encoded by the coding sequence ATGAAAAGCCCCTTCAATCCAGACGTGGTGAATATGCAGCGCAAGCGCATGATCTCTTACGACATATTCGACAAGGGGTCTTTCCTAAAAAAGCGACTATATCTAATCCGTCGCCAGCACAAGCAAACAGGGCAACCCGTTCTAATATGCCTAGCCCGCATGGCATGTAATAGCCTAATAAGCCGTTTTCTAGGGGTAATCGTTCCATTTTTCGCTTTATTCAAAATAATCAGCACAAGTGCCACCCCTCAGGCAACTTCTACTGTAGCAATACGGCTATCCGGTGGCGTTGGCGACGTTGTCAACGCCAGATTTGTTATTGATAACCTAATACGGCGATTAAATCTTAACGACACAAAAATAGATGTTTTTTATAAAAATACCGCCATTTGCGCGGCCGCGTTTAATACGGCCCCATGGATAAATAAGACATTCAATGAGGCTAGGTTCTCGTCTTTAAAGAACAATTACGAGCTGGTTATAGATTTGACAGATTATCTGTCTTATGAAATAACGCTGCCCCACTCTCTTATTATTCGAGATAACCCAGAATTGCAAAAAGCAATTCGGCACAACAAAGCAGAGATCAAAAAATTTGATTTCGAAATTCGCCACCACCCTTATTTGGATAACTCTCTTGCCGTCCAGGCGGAGAAGAAGGCGCTTAATCGTCTGTCCCTACCCCTGGCTTTTGCTCATCCCCAGGGGGCAAAATTTGAAATAAGCTCACCGCAGTTGTTTCTGACAGATAAAGAGCAATCCATACTTATAAGAGATCGGTTTTCTCTGACAGGAAAGCGGTATATCACCATCCACGATGGTCACGATAGTTGCTTTGGGACCCACACAAGCCAATCAACCAAACAGTGGAGTCCAGAAAATTGGCAAACGTTAGTTCGGTATATATCACAATTCTTTCCCGACATATTAATCGTACAACTAGGCACGAAGGACTCTCATCCTATTTCGGGCGTTTCTCTAAATCTTGCTGGACAGACAACCATTGCAGAAGCTTTCGCCGTGCTAAAGAATAGTATGCTTCATATTGACGGTGACTCTGGTATGGTAAGGGCCGCTTGGATTATGGGCACCCAGTCAGTGGTAATGTTCGGCCCGACCTCCGCTAATTATTATGGACTTCCTGGCAACATTAACATTCAGAGTGAATCCTGCCATTCCTGCTGGTGGCTAGATGACAACTGGATGAACCAATGCCCCAGGAAAGCAAAAACACCGCAGTGCATGCAAGAGATTGAACCAAAATTTGTATTTGAACAAATCTCAAAAATCCTTTCTATTAAAAATAGGAAACAACAATGA
- a CDS encoding glycosyltransferase family 9 protein — translation MDFKKLKYLLRFAYNKIGLNTAKDGTFVFSVHKALRQIFFLIRNPHSLFFRKKQSNIAIIVRGGIGDHIIASRCIRDLFALIGPQKFDLYCGRVFCGKWIFGENPLVTGIFDERQIKSTALAYDITVDISQFARVYLRNPTTAPEQWKNLYRISEKHYADFKLEIDNFPFLDSHEAEKLLIHGIKRYNSPHYFLGLPYGGHRHEIPSTPSNYFTESNFPYITIHNGFDKTLATPTASSTKTYPYYEQVVHLLKANHPDIKIVQLGVSESSTPIAGVDYSLLDKTTLNESAHIISNALLHIDNEGGLVHIASCFEKTSCVAFGPTSYGFFSYPENINIRPEFCGNCWWYTTDWVTKCPRGFSSPKCLESIPPRIIFEGISKYLKSIQ, via the coding sequence ATGGATTTCAAAAAACTAAAATATCTATTACGTTTTGCTTACAACAAAATAGGCCTAAACACCGCAAAGGACGGCACTTTCGTTTTTTCGGTGCACAAAGCACTGCGTCAGATCTTCTTCCTGATCCGTAATCCCCATTCTCTTTTTTTCAGAAAGAAGCAGTCCAATATCGCCATCATCGTACGCGGCGGCATTGGTGACCATATCATTGCCAGCCGCTGCATACGGGACTTATTCGCTCTTATTGGGCCACAAAAATTCGACTTATATTGTGGCAGGGTTTTTTGCGGCAAATGGATTTTTGGCGAAAACCCGCTCGTCACCGGAATATTCGATGAACGACAAATCAAAAGCACCGCCCTCGCCTACGATATAACGGTTGATATCAGCCAATTTGCCCGCGTGTACTTGCGCAACCCAACAACTGCACCCGAACAGTGGAAGAATCTCTACAGGATTTCAGAAAAGCACTACGCTGATTTCAAGCTAGAAATTGACAATTTCCCATTTCTTGATAGCCACGAAGCGGAAAAATTACTCATCCATGGCATCAAGCGCTACAACTCCCCACACTACTTTCTTGGCCTTCCCTATGGGGGGCACCGGCATGAAATACCTTCGACTCCTTCTAATTATTTTACGGAATCGAATTTCCCCTACATCACCATCCATAATGGCTTCGATAAAACCCTAGCCACACCCACCGCCTCTTCCACAAAAACATATCCTTATTATGAGCAGGTGGTACATCTGTTAAAGGCCAACCATCCAGACATAAAAATTGTCCAACTAGGCGTTAGTGAAAGCAGCACCCCGATTGCTGGCGTTGATTACTCTCTTCTGGACAAAACCACCCTAAACGAAAGCGCCCACATAATTAGTAACGCCTTACTTCATATAGACAACGAAGGCGGTTTAGTACATATTGCTTCGTGTTTTGAAAAAACAAGTTGCGTGGCGTTTGGCCCAACTTCCTACGGCTTTTTTTCTTACCCAGAAAACATCAACATCCGCCCCGAATTTTGCGGCAATTGTTGGTGGTACACCACCGACTGGGTTACTAAATGCCCGAGGGGCTTCTCTTCACCAAAATGTCTAGAAAGCATTCCCCCACGAATAATTTTCGAAGGTATTAGCAAATACCTTAAATCGATACAGTAG
- a CDS encoding ABC transporter ATP-binding protein — protein MSELTFDNVTVRYPIYNSKAMSLRNQLVRIGTGGKIAGEASHIVTVTALEEVSFSLRNGDSVGLIGHNGAGKSTLLRTMAGIYEPNSGQVIRKGSVATVFEIGAGMDPELTGYENIIRMGMLMGMSLRQAQSITADVEEFTELGDFLNLPVRTYSSGMTMRLMFAVATSIKPSILLVDEMFGTGDASFQAKAKERMQKLINDADIFVFASHDMSLIKSLCKKVFTIKHGKVYPTP, from the coding sequence ATGTCCGAACTCACATTTGATAACGTCACGGTTCGCTACCCGATCTACAACAGCAAGGCCATGTCCCTGCGTAACCAATTGGTACGCATCGGTACGGGCGGAAAAATTGCCGGGGAAGCCAGCCACATCGTCACCGTCACTGCCCTGGAAGAGGTTAGCTTCTCCTTGAGGAACGGCGATTCCGTCGGTCTCATCGGTCACAACGGCGCAGGGAAAAGCACCCTGCTGCGCACCATGGCCGGTATTTACGAGCCCAATTCCGGCCAAGTTATCCGCAAAGGCAGTGTGGCAACCGTCTTTGAAATTGGGGCCGGCATGGACCCGGAATTGACCGGCTACGAAAACATCATCCGCATGGGGATGTTGATGGGTATGAGCCTGCGTCAGGCCCAATCCATCACCGCCGACGTGGAAGAATTCACCGAGCTGGGGGATTTTCTCAACCTGCCCGTGCGGACCTATTCCTCCGGGATGACCATGCGCCTCATGTTTGCCGTCGCCACCTCGATCAAGCCTTCCATCCTGCTGGTGGATGAAATGTTTGGCACCGGAGATGCCTCATTTCAGGCCAAAGCCAAGGAGCGGATGCAGAAGCTAATCAATGATGCAGACATTTTTGTATTTGCTTCGCATGATATGTCTCTTATAAAATCCCTTTGCAAAAAAGTATTTACCATAAAACACGGCAAGGTTTACCCTACCCCATAA
- a CDS encoding ABC transporter permease — MSPALEDIVTSCKQLSTVFYFAWSETKARYKRSVLGPLWLTLGTAIGVAGLGVVWSILLKTDMKTFVPPLTVGLIIWQFMSGCITESPILFVRQSGVIRNLRLPYFFHPLQLLMRHLITLLHNAIVILVVFLVFPPQLSPTMLMAIPGLALLILNMLWVILLIGMLGARFRDIEPLVQAFMPMVFFVTPVLYRPENLGMRQYIMWLNPLAHLIGIVRDPLMGVMPSLLNYGVSAVLALLGWSLTFYLFQSRRNRIPYWV; from the coding sequence ATGAGTCCTGCACTAGAAGACATTGTCACCAGTTGCAAGCAACTATCCACGGTTTTTTATTTCGCCTGGAGCGAAACCAAGGCCCGTTACAAGCGCAGTGTCCTGGGCCCCCTGTGGCTGACCCTGGGCACCGCCATCGGCGTCGCCGGTTTGGGCGTGGTCTGGAGCATTCTGCTCAAGACGGACATGAAAACCTTTGTTCCGCCGCTCACGGTGGGTCTGATCATCTGGCAATTCATGAGTGGCTGCATCACGGAAAGCCCCATTCTTTTCGTCCGGCAGAGCGGTGTTATCCGTAACCTGCGCCTTCCCTACTTCTTCCACCCGTTACAGCTTCTGATGCGTCACCTGATCACCCTGCTGCACAACGCAATTGTGATTCTGGTGGTGTTTCTCGTGTTTCCCCCCCAGCTCAGCCCCACCATGCTGATGGCCATCCCGGGGCTCGCCCTGCTGATCCTCAACATGCTCTGGGTCATCCTGCTGATCGGCATGCTGGGAGCCCGCTTCCGGGACATTGAACCCCTGGTACAAGCTTTCATGCCCATGGTGTTCTTCGTCACCCCCGTGCTGTACCGCCCGGAAAACCTGGGGATGCGCCAATACATCATGTGGCTCAACCCTCTGGCCCATTTGATCGGCATCGTCCGTGACCCCTTGATGGGGGTAATGCCCAGCCTGCTCAATTACGGCGTTTCCGCCGTCCTGGCCCTCCTGGGATGGTCCTTGACCTTCTATTTGTTCCAATCCCGGCGTAACCGCATTCCCTATTGGGTATAA
- the galE gene encoding UDP-glucose 4-epimerase GalE: protein MRILITGGAGYIGSHTCVELLQAGHEVVAFDNLCNASPVAMERIAQITGKAPTFIQGDVRDKGALAQVFAQQSIDAVIHFAGLKAVGESVAKPLAYYDNNVVGTLRLLEAMGEAGVKTLVFSSSATVYGDPREVPVREDAPLFATSPYGRSKLIIEDILRDLHRSDPSWNLALLRYFNPVGAHESGLIGENPNGIPNNLMPYISQVAIGLRPELSVFGNDYPTPDGTGVRDYIHVVDLAKGHSAALQALRPRSPEQKGQLLTVNLGTGEGHSVLEIIRAFEKATGRPIPYRITPRRPGDVAIYYADPTLAKSLLGWQAELGLEQMCRDAWRWQQNNPQGFAL, encoded by the coding sequence ATGCGCATTCTCATCACCGGCGGTGCCGGCTATATCGGTTCCCATACCTGCGTGGAGTTGCTCCAGGCCGGGCATGAGGTGGTGGCCTTCGACAACCTGTGCAACGCCAGCCCGGTGGCCATGGAACGCATTGCCCAGATCACCGGCAAAGCCCCCACCTTCATTCAGGGAGATGTGCGGGATAAAGGGGCCCTGGCCCAGGTCTTTGCCCAGCAATCCATCGACGCGGTAATCCATTTCGCCGGGCTGAAAGCCGTGGGGGAATCGGTTGCCAAGCCCCTGGCTTACTACGACAACAATGTGGTGGGCACCCTGCGCTTACTGGAAGCCATGGGGGAAGCAGGGGTCAAAACCTTGGTCTTCAGTTCCTCCGCCACAGTGTACGGCGATCCCCGGGAAGTCCCCGTGCGGGAAGATGCCCCCCTTTTTGCTACCAGCCCCTACGGCCGCAGCAAGCTCATCATTGAAGACATCCTGCGGGATTTACACCGGTCCGACCCAAGCTGGAACCTGGCTCTGCTCCGCTATTTCAACCCCGTGGGGGCCCATGAAAGCGGCCTGATCGGCGAAAACCCCAACGGCATTCCCAATAACCTGATGCCCTACATCAGCCAGGTAGCCATTGGCCTGCGCCCGGAGCTTTCCGTTTTCGGCAACGACTACCCCACTCCGGACGGCACGGGAGTGCGGGACTATATCCATGTGGTGGATTTGGCGAAGGGCCATTCCGCCGCCTTACAAGCCCTACGACCCCGGAGCCCGGAACAAAAGGGACAGCTTCTCACAGTAAATCTGGGCACAGGTGAGGGCCACTCGGTCCTGGAAATCATCCGCGCCTTTGAAAAAGCCACCGGTCGCCCTATCCCTTACCGCATTACTCCCCGGCGTCCCGGTGACGTCGCCATCTACTACGCCGATCCCACCCTGGCTAAAAGCCTGCTGGGCTGGCAGGCGGAGCTGGGACTGGAGCAGATGTGCCGGGACGCCTGGCGCTGGCAACAGAACAACCCCCAAGGCTTCGCCCTATAG
- a CDS encoding nucleotide sugar dehydrogenase, translating into MANVPVLTPDSVVGVVGLGYVGLPLAVAFGRQFRTVGFDLSQAKVKAYREGYDPTGEVSREDLAAANRLECTNDPARLAEADFIVVAVPTPVDEAHQPDFSPLVGASTVVGQTLKTGAVVVYESTVYPGATEEICIPVLEQHSGKRWGQDFFVGYSPERINPGDKEHTLTRIVKVVSGDSPATLEAVAALYGAVVTAGVHKASSIKVAEAAKVIENTQRDLNIALMNELSLIFDRLGIDTTEVLEAAGTKWNFLKFRPGLVGGHCIGVDPYYLTHKADMLGYNPQVILAGRRINDGMGKFIAEKTVKLMIQAGHNVKGSTVNVLGLTFKENCPDLRNSRVPDIIRELESYGIRVKVHDPLADSSEAQREYGISLTPWEQLDPAAAVVLAVAHRPYQERPMAELLSKLAPQGVFTDVKACLDAPAQAAIRHQGGTFWRL; encoded by the coding sequence ATGGCAAACGTTCCTGTGCTCACCCCGGATTCCGTTGTCGGCGTCGTCGGCCTCGGCTACGTGGGGCTGCCCCTGGCGGTGGCTTTCGGGCGGCAATTCCGCACCGTGGGGTTCGACCTCTCCCAGGCCAAGGTGAAGGCCTATCGGGAAGGGTACGACCCCACCGGGGAAGTTTCCCGGGAAGACCTGGCCGCCGCCAATCGCCTGGAATGCACCAATGACCCGGCCCGGCTGGCGGAGGCGGATTTCATCGTGGTGGCCGTGCCCACTCCGGTGGATGAAGCCCATCAGCCGGACTTCTCCCCCCTGGTGGGCGCCTCCACCGTAGTAGGTCAAACCCTCAAAACCGGCGCCGTGGTGGTGTATGAATCCACGGTTTACCCGGGAGCCACGGAAGAAATCTGCATTCCGGTGCTGGAACAGCATTCGGGCAAGCGCTGGGGCCAGGACTTTTTCGTGGGCTATTCCCCGGAACGGATCAACCCGGGGGACAAGGAACACACCCTGACCCGCATCGTCAAAGTGGTGTCCGGAGATAGCCCCGCCACCCTGGAAGCGGTGGCCGCCCTCTATGGCGCCGTGGTCACCGCCGGGGTGCACAAGGCCTCCAGCATCAAGGTGGCGGAAGCCGCCAAGGTCATTGAAAACACCCAGCGGGACTTGAACATCGCCCTGATGAACGAGCTTTCCCTGATTTTCGACCGTCTGGGCATCGACACCACGGAGGTCCTGGAAGCCGCCGGCACCAAGTGGAATTTCCTCAAATTCCGGCCCGGTCTGGTGGGGGGCCACTGCATTGGCGTGGACCCCTACTATCTGACCCACAAGGCGGACATGCTGGGCTATAACCCCCAGGTGATCCTGGCCGGGCGCCGCATCAATGACGGCATGGGCAAGTTCATCGCGGAAAAGACGGTGAAACTGATGATCCAGGCCGGCCATAACGTCAAAGGCAGCACGGTGAACGTGCTCGGCCTCACCTTCAAGGAAAACTGCCCGGACCTGCGCAATTCCCGGGTGCCGGACATCATCCGGGAACTGGAAAGCTACGGCATCCGGGTTAAGGTCCATGACCCCCTGGCCGACAGCAGTGAAGCCCAGCGGGAATACGGGATCAGCCTGACCCCCTGGGAACAACTGGACCCCGCCGCCGCCGTGGTCCTGGCCGTAGCCCACCGCCCCTACCAGGAACGGCCCATGGCCGAACTGCTAAGCAAGCTGGCCCCCCAAGGCGTGTTCACCGACGTTAAAGCCTGCCTGGATGCCCCTGCCCAGGCCGCCATCCGCCACCAAGGCGGCACCTTCTGGCGGCTCTGA